In one Nocardia tengchongensis genomic region, the following are encoded:
- a CDS encoding alpha/beta fold hydrolase — protein MTEYLQLDGGRIAYDVTGAGPLIVLSHGMGDHRQVYRFLAPRLVAAGFRVAVMDMRGHGESSLDWTSHDGGVAISRTDVALDILALIRELGGPAVIVGHSLSGGSATIAAALEPGLVRAIVELNPFTRVQSFAVGKLFTLRRYRRGQLLVISTMVFRSLRLWLRYLDAAYPLKTPDFDEYLAGLTATLREPGRFADFMKTGKSTPADAEAQLANIECPALVVMGTEDPDFVDPIAEGEAIVALMPAGLGTVAAAPGSGHYPHAELPELVADLIVKFLAEHPGD, from the coding sequence GTGACCGAATACCTACAGCTGGACGGCGGGCGCATCGCCTACGACGTGACCGGCGCCGGACCGTTGATCGTGCTGTCGCACGGCATGGGTGATCATCGCCAGGTTTACCGGTTTCTCGCGCCGCGCCTGGTCGCGGCCGGGTTCCGGGTGGCCGTGATGGATATGCGCGGCCATGGCGAATCCAGCCTGGATTGGACGTCTCACGATGGTGGCGTGGCGATTTCGCGCACCGACGTGGCGCTCGACATCCTCGCGCTGATCCGGGAGCTGGGCGGGCCGGCGGTGATCGTCGGGCATTCGCTGTCCGGCGGCTCGGCCACCATCGCCGCGGCGCTCGAGCCCGGTCTGGTGCGCGCGATCGTGGAATTGAATCCGTTCACGCGGGTGCAGTCCTTCGCGGTGGGAAAGCTGTTCACGCTGCGCCGGTATCGCCGCGGGCAGCTGCTGGTGATCTCGACGATGGTGTTCCGGAGTCTGCGGCTGTGGCTGAGATATCTGGATGCCGCGTATCCGCTGAAGACCCCGGACTTCGACGAGTATCTGGCCGGACTCACCGCGACGTTGCGGGAGCCGGGCCGGTTCGCCGATTTCATGAAGACCGGCAAGTCCACTCCGGCCGACGCCGAGGCGCAGCTGGCGAATATCGAATGCCCGGCGCTGGTGGTGATGGGGACCGAGGATCCCGATTTCGTGGACCCGATCGCCGAGGGCGAGGCGATCGTCGCGTTGATGCCCGCGGGCCTCGGAACCGTCGCCGCCGCACCGGGTTCGGGCCACTACCCGCACGCGGAGCTGCCGGAGCTGGTCGCGGATCTGATCGTGAAGTTCCTGGCAGAGCATCCCGGCGACTGA
- a CDS encoding cystathionine gamma-synthase, producing the protein MSDQLGFSTRAVHAGFDPDPQTGAVNVPIYASSTFAQDGVGGMRGGYEYARTGNPTRTALEANLAALESGTYGRAFASGMAATDCAIRANLRPGDHMVIPNDAYGGTFRLIDKVFTEWGIEYSVAPVSDVDAVAAAMRPNTKLVWVETPTNPLLNVGDIAALAAVAHAGGAKLVVDNTFASPYLQQPLLLGADIVLHSTTKYLGGHSDVVGGALITNDQELDTKFAFLQNGAGAVPGPMDAFLTLRGIKTLALRMDRHCDNAETIAEFLTNHPKIAQVIYPGLPEHPGHTVAQKQMRRFGGMISVRVHGGKEAALEFCSKTKIFTLAESLGGVESLIEHPGAMTHASTAGSALEVPADLVRLSVGIEDISDLLSDIEQALA; encoded by the coding sequence ATGAGCGATCAGCTGGGTTTCTCCACACGGGCGGTGCACGCCGGGTTCGATCCGGACCCTCAGACCGGTGCGGTGAACGTGCCGATCTACGCGAGTTCGACCTTCGCCCAGGACGGCGTCGGCGGCATGCGCGGCGGCTACGAGTACGCGCGCACCGGCAACCCGACCCGGACCGCCCTGGAGGCGAATCTGGCGGCGCTCGAATCCGGCACCTACGGGCGGGCTTTCGCCTCCGGCATGGCGGCCACCGACTGCGCGATCCGCGCGAACCTGCGTCCCGGTGACCACATGGTCATCCCGAACGACGCCTACGGCGGCACCTTCCGGCTCATCGACAAGGTGTTCACCGAGTGGGGGATCGAGTACTCGGTCGCGCCGGTCTCGGATGTGGACGCGGTGGCCGCGGCCATGCGCCCCAACACCAAGCTGGTGTGGGTGGAGACCCCCACCAACCCGCTGCTCAATGTCGGCGACATCGCCGCGCTGGCCGCGGTGGCGCACGCCGGCGGCGCGAAGCTGGTCGTGGACAACACCTTCGCCTCCCCGTACCTGCAGCAGCCGCTGCTGCTGGGCGCGGACATCGTGCTGCACTCGACCACGAAGTATCTGGGCGGTCACTCCGACGTGGTCGGCGGCGCGCTGATCACCAACGACCAGGAGCTGGACACCAAGTTCGCGTTCCTGCAGAACGGCGCGGGCGCGGTCCCGGGCCCGATGGACGCCTTCCTCACCCTGCGCGGCATCAAGACCCTGGCCCTGCGCATGGACCGGCACTGCGACAACGCCGAGACCATCGCCGAGTTCCTGACCAACCACCCCAAGATCGCCCAGGTCATCTACCCCGGCCTGCCCGAACACCCGGGTCACACCGTGGCGCAGAAGCAGATGCGTCGTTTCGGCGGCATGATCTCGGTGCGGGTGCACGGCGGCAAGGAAGCGGCCCTGGAGTTCTGCTCCAAGACCAAGATCTTCACCCTGGCCGAGTCCCTCGGCGGTGTCGAATCCCTCATCGAGCACCCGGGCGCCATGACCCACGCCTCCACCGCGGGCTCCGCCCTCGAGGTCCCGGCCGACCTGGTCCGCCTCTCGGTCGGCATCGAGGACATCAGCGACTTGCTGTCCGACATCGAGCAAGCGCTCGCCTGA
- a CDS encoding response regulator transcription factor has product MTEPRPHRPAHKPGEAAAHLSAEAAAGRLDRDACAAVVEAAGLRPPRAEYPCGLTEREVGVLRLAARGLSNRLIAAELVVSERTVGHHLAHIYDKTGRRTRAGAAVFAMEHGLLPG; this is encoded by the coding sequence ATGACCGAACCGCGCCCGCACCGGCCCGCCCACAAACCCGGCGAGGCCGCCGCCCACCTGTCCGCCGAGGCCGCCGCCGGGCGACTGGACCGCGACGCCTGCGCGGCCGTGGTGGAGGCGGCCGGGCTGCGACCGCCGCGCGCCGAATACCCGTGCGGGCTCACCGAGCGCGAGGTCGGCGTGCTGCGCCTGGCCGCCCGCGGGCTCTCCAACCGATTGATCGCCGCCGAACTGGTGGTCTCCGAACGCACGGTGGGCCACCATCTGGCCCACATCTATGACAAGACCGGCCGCCGCACCCGCGCCGGGGCAGCGGTCTTCGCCATGGAGCACGGGCTGCTGCCCGGATAG
- the greA gene encoding transcription elongation factor GreA, translating to MTETVTWLTPESHERLTSELGALIANRPVIAAEINERREEGDLKENGGYHAAREEQGQQEARIRQLQELLNNAKVGVAPTKSGIALPGSVVKVYYDGDESDTETFLIATREEGLGSADLETYSPSSPLGGALIDAKVGDTREYTLPNGKTMKVTLVSAEPYHS from the coding sequence ATGACTGAGACCGTGACTTGGCTGACCCCGGAGTCGCACGAGAGGCTCACGAGCGAACTCGGCGCGCTCATCGCCAACCGTCCCGTCATCGCGGCCGAAATCAACGAGCGCCGTGAAGAGGGCGACCTCAAGGAGAACGGCGGCTACCACGCGGCACGTGAAGAGCAGGGCCAGCAGGAGGCGCGGATCCGCCAGCTGCAGGAACTGCTGAACAACGCCAAGGTCGGCGTCGCGCCGACCAAGTCCGGCATCGCCCTGCCCGGCTCGGTCGTCAAGGTCTACTACGACGGCGACGAGTCCGACACCGAAACCTTCCTCATCGCCACCCGCGAAGAGGGCCTCGGCAGCGCCGACCTCGAGACCTACTCCCCCAGCTCCCCGCTGGGCGGCGCCCTCATCGACGCCAAGGTCGGCGACACCCGCGAATACACGCTGCCCAATGGCAAGACCATGAAGGTGACGCTGGTCTCCGCGGAGCCGTACCACAGCTAG
- a CDS encoding HD-GYP domain-containing protein, whose translation MLDQADLLTAVVSAEPSLPTVIRPEERDHLCRSMSVLVDLKGRYLLGHSAHVTEIAYAAGELTGLSGAERANLRAAALLHDLGRAAVSSSIWDHPGSVGPGDWERIRLHSYWTDRVLRRCPGLTDLAEIAAGHHERLDGSGYHAACASTTSRRPPACSRRPTCSPP comes from the coding sequence GTGCTCGATCAGGCGGACCTGCTGACCGCGGTGGTGAGCGCGGAACCGAGCCTGCCCACCGTGATCCGGCCCGAGGAACGCGACCACCTGTGCCGGTCGATGTCGGTGTTGGTGGACCTGAAAGGCCGCTACCTGCTGGGACATTCGGCCCATGTGACCGAAATCGCCTATGCGGCAGGCGAACTCACCGGCCTGTCCGGCGCCGAGCGAGCGAACCTGCGCGCCGCCGCCCTGCTGCACGACCTCGGCCGCGCCGCCGTCTCCAGTTCGATCTGGGATCACCCCGGCTCGGTCGGCCCCGGCGACTGGGAAAGGATTCGGCTGCACAGCTATTGGACCGATCGGGTGCTGCGCCGCTGCCCCGGCCTCACCGATCTGGCCGAGATCGCCGCCGGCCATCACGAGCGTCTCGACGGCAGCGGCTATCACGCGGCGTGCGCGTCCACGACCAGTCGGCGGCCGCCCGCCTGCTCGCGGCGGCCGACGTGTTCGCCGCCATGA
- a CDS encoding acyl-CoA dehydrogenase family protein translates to MVTVDELFAIDSLLSAEERAIRETVRAFAAERLRPRVAEWFEAGTFPARELAPELGKLGLLGMHLEGYGCAGTSATAYGLACLELEAVDSGVRSMVSVQGSLAMTAIHKYGSEDQKLRWLPEMAAGRAIGCFGLTEPDFGSNPGGMRTRARRDGDDWILDGSKMWITNGSVADVAIVWAQSREGERDVIRGFVVPTDTPGFTAREMKHKLSLRASITAELFLDGVRLPADALLPEARGLAAPLGCLSEARFGIIFGALGAARDCLSAAIEYARTREVFDKPLAAYQLTQAKLADMALELGKGELLALQLGRLKDRHEITNEQVSAGKLNSTREAIKIARECRTILGANGITLEYPVLRHANNLESVLTYEGTAEVHQLVLGEALTGSKAFR, encoded by the coding sequence ATGGTCACCGTGGACGAGCTGTTCGCCATCGATTCCCTGCTCAGTGCCGAGGAGCGCGCGATCCGGGAGACGGTGCGCGCGTTCGCGGCGGAGCGGTTGCGGCCGCGGGTGGCCGAATGGTTCGAGGCAGGCACCTTTCCGGCGCGGGAGCTGGCCCCGGAGCTGGGGAAGCTCGGGCTGCTGGGGATGCATCTGGAGGGATACGGGTGCGCGGGGACCTCGGCCACGGCCTACGGGCTGGCGTGCCTGGAGTTGGAGGCCGTCGACTCCGGGGTGCGCAGCATGGTGTCGGTGCAGGGGTCGCTGGCCATGACCGCGATCCACAAGTACGGGTCCGAGGACCAGAAGCTGCGCTGGCTGCCGGAGATGGCGGCCGGACGCGCCATCGGATGTTTCGGGCTGACCGAGCCGGATTTCGGCTCGAATCCGGGCGGCATGCGCACCCGGGCGCGCCGCGACGGGGACGACTGGATCCTCGACGGATCGAAGATGTGGATCACCAACGGGTCGGTGGCGGACGTCGCCATCGTGTGGGCGCAGTCGCGCGAGGGTGAGCGGGACGTGATCCGCGGGTTCGTGGTGCCCACCGACACACCGGGATTCACCGCCCGGGAGATGAAACACAAACTGTCCCTGCGGGCTTCGATCACCGCGGAGCTCTTCCTCGACGGCGTCCGGCTCCCCGCCGACGCCCTGCTGCCCGAGGCGCGCGGCCTGGCCGCCCCGCTCGGCTGCCTGTCCGAGGCGCGATTCGGGATCATCTTCGGCGCGCTCGGCGCGGCCCGCGACTGCTTGTCCGCCGCAATCGAATACGCGCGCACCCGCGAGGTGTTCGACAAGCCGCTGGCCGCCTATCAGCTCACCCAGGCCAAGCTCGCGGACATGGCCCTCGAACTCGGCAAGGGCGAACTGCTCGCGCTGCAACTCGGGCGGCTCAAGGACCGGCACGAGATCACCAACGAGCAGGTCAGCGCCGGCAAGCTGAACAGCACCCGCGAGGCGATCAAGATCGCGCGGGAATGCCGGACCATTCTGGGCGCGAACGGCATCACCCTCGAGTACCCGGTGCTGCGGCACGCGAACAACCTCGAGTCGGTGCTCACCTACGAGGGCACCGCCGAGGTTCATCAGCTGGTCCTCGGCGAGGCGCTGACCGGCTCGAAAGCCTTCCGCTGA
- the mca gene encoding mycothiol conjugate amidase Mca produces the protein MAVHAHPDDESSKGAATTARYAAEGNEVLVVTLTGGERGDILNPAMDTPGVKDRISEVRREEMAAAAEALGVRQTWLGFVDSGLPEGDPLPPLPEGCFALVPLEEAAEALVRVVREFRPHVITTYDEMGGYPHPDHIMCHKVSVAAFEAAGDPERFPDAGEPWTPLKLYYDHGFSLARLEAFADEYERIGEPFPMQEWMDRMRKYAAERGDIMARVTTQVECAKYFPQRDDALRAHATQIDPNGAFFAVPTEMQQRLWPTEEFELARTRVKTAIPETELFAGIDDADTEDADR, from the coding sequence ATGGCGGTGCACGCGCATCCCGACGACGAATCCAGCAAGGGCGCGGCCACCACGGCGCGCTATGCCGCCGAAGGCAACGAGGTGCTGGTCGTCACCCTCACCGGTGGGGAACGCGGCGACATCCTGAACCCCGCCATGGACACGCCCGGCGTCAAGGACCGGATCAGTGAGGTCCGCCGGGAGGAGATGGCCGCCGCGGCCGAGGCGCTGGGCGTCCGCCAGACCTGGCTGGGTTTCGTGGATTCCGGTCTGCCGGAAGGGGATCCGCTGCCGCCGCTGCCCGAGGGCTGCTTCGCGCTGGTGCCGCTGGAGGAGGCCGCCGAGGCGCTGGTGCGGGTGGTGCGAGAGTTCCGTCCGCACGTCATCACCACCTATGACGAGATGGGCGGTTATCCGCACCCCGACCACATCATGTGCCACAAGGTGTCGGTCGCGGCGTTCGAGGCGGCCGGTGATCCGGAGCGTTTCCCCGACGCGGGCGAGCCCTGGACCCCGCTCAAGCTGTACTACGACCACGGTTTCAGCCTGGCCCGGCTGGAGGCGTTCGCCGACGAGTACGAGCGCATCGGCGAGCCGTTCCCCATGCAGGAGTGGATGGACCGGATGCGCAAGTACGCCGCCGAGCGCGGCGACATCATGGCCCGGGTGACCACCCAGGTCGAGTGCGCCAAGTACTTCCCGCAGCGGGATGACGCCCTGCGCGCCCACGCCACCCAGATCGACCCGAACGGGGCGTTCTTCGCGGTGCCGACGGAGATGCAGCAGCGGTTGTGGCCGACCGAGGAGTTCGAGCTGGCCCGCACCCGCGTCAAGACCGCGATCCCGGAGACCGAGCTGTTCGCCGGGATCGACGACGCCGATACCGAGGACGCCGACCGATGA
- a CDS encoding cystathionine beta-synthase has product MRIANHVVDLIGNTPLVRLNSVVGPNSGLVAAKVEYLNPGGSSKDRIAVKMIDAAEKAGLLKPGGTIVEPTSGNTGVGLALVAQQRGYKTVFVCPDKVSEDKRNVLRAYGAEVVVCPTAVAPEDPDSYYNVSDRLVREIPGAWKPDQYSNPGGPESHYETTGPEIWRDTEGKITHFVAGVGTGGTITGTGRYLKEISGGKVKIVGADPEGSVYSGGTGRPYLVEGVGEDFWPTAYDPAIPDEIIAVSDADSFEMTRRLAREEGLLVGGSCGMAVVAALKVAERDPDAVVVVLLPDGGRGYLSKIFNDQWMSSYGFLRSRLDGTTGGEVHVGDVLRGKSGELPDLVHTHPQETLRDAIEILREYGVSQMPVVGAEPPVMAGEVAGSVTERDLLSAVFEGRAKLTDPVSMHMSPAFPLIGAGELVSAATKLLESTDALMVVEDGKPVGVITRHDLLGFLSTDGLV; this is encoded by the coding sequence ATGCGCATCGCTAACCATGTCGTCGATCTGATCGGAAACACCCCGCTCGTCCGGTTGAACTCCGTGGTGGGGCCGAACTCGGGACTGGTGGCGGCGAAGGTCGAGTACCTGAACCCGGGCGGCAGCTCGAAGGACCGCATCGCCGTCAAGATGATCGACGCCGCCGAGAAGGCCGGGCTGCTGAAGCCCGGCGGCACGATCGTCGAACCGACCTCCGGCAATACCGGTGTGGGCCTGGCCCTGGTCGCGCAGCAGCGCGGCTACAAGACCGTGTTCGTCTGCCCGGACAAGGTCAGCGAGGACAAGCGCAACGTGCTGCGCGCCTACGGCGCCGAGGTCGTGGTCTGCCCGACCGCGGTCGCGCCCGAGGACCCCGACAGCTACTACAACGTCTCCGACCGCCTCGTCCGGGAGATCCCGGGCGCGTGGAAGCCGGACCAGTACTCCAACCCGGGCGGCCCGGAATCGCACTACGAGACCACCGGTCCCGAGATCTGGCGCGACACCGAGGGCAAGATCACCCACTTCGTGGCGGGCGTCGGTACCGGCGGCACCATCACCGGCACCGGCCGGTACCTCAAGGAGATCTCCGGCGGCAAGGTCAAGATCGTCGGCGCCGACCCGGAGGGCTCGGTCTACTCCGGCGGCACCGGCCGCCCGTACCTGGTCGAGGGTGTCGGCGAGGACTTCTGGCCCACCGCCTACGACCCGGCCATCCCGGACGAGATCATCGCCGTCTCCGACGCCGACTCTTTCGAGATGACCCGCCGCCTGGCCCGCGAGGAGGGCCTGCTGGTCGGCGGCTCCTGCGGCATGGCCGTGGTCGCGGCGCTCAAGGTCGCCGAGCGCGACCCGGACGCCGTGGTGGTCGTGCTGCTGCCCGACGGCGGCCGCGGCTACCTGTCCAAGATCTTCAACGACCAGTGGATGAGCTCCTACGGCTTCCTGCGCTCGCGCCTGGACGGCACCACCGGCGGCGAGGTGCACGTCGGAGATGTGCTGCGCGGCAAGTCCGGTGAGCTGCCCGACCTGGTGCACACCCACCCGCAGGAGACCCTGCGCGACGCCATCGAGATCCTGCGCGAGTACGGCGTCTCCCAGATGCCGGTCGTCGGCGCCGAGCCGCCGGTGATGGCCGGCGAGGTCGCGGGCTCGGTCACCGAGCGCGATCTGCTCTCGGCCGTCTTCGAGGGCCGCGCCAAGCTCACCGACCCGGTCTCGATGCACATGAGCCCGGCCTTCCCGCTGATCGGTGCGGGCGAACTGGTCTCGGCCGCGACCAAGCTGCTCGAGAGCACCGACGCCCTGATGGTCGTCGAGGACGGCAAGCCGGTCGGCGTCATCACCCGCCACGACCTGCTCGGCTTCCTGAGCACCGACGGACTCGTGTAG
- a CDS encoding alpha/beta fold hydrolase — MIDVPEVNIGAGYRDKQVGYFRDDAGFARYLDAYRDGFAALPPPSLTADLPTALGTVRAYRFGSGGGTPLVLLPGRQAATPMWAANLPGLLRSRPVITLDLLGEPGLSVQHAPLEDDADQAAWLDESLSGLGLDRAHLLGVSIGGWSAANLAIHAPRHVASLTLLDAPMVFGSISWKMIAVSLGSVIPGMPERWRDTLLSWISGGAKAPRELPEGRLIASGMRDFHSRLPMTKTLAAEQVAAITVPVLAIFAGRSIVHNAERVAATAREVLRDGRVEVWPSASHAINGEFPDEIAARVDSFLTMAEQRGASEYRDLPDAR; from the coding sequence ATGATCGATGTCCCGGAGGTCAACATCGGTGCGGGATACCGGGACAAGCAGGTCGGCTACTTCCGCGACGACGCCGGTTTCGCACGCTACCTCGACGCCTACCGCGACGGCTTCGCCGCACTCCCCCCGCCCAGCCTGACCGCGGACCTGCCCACCGCGCTCGGCACCGTCCGCGCCTACCGCTTCGGTTCGGGTGGGGGCACACCCCTGGTCCTGTTGCCCGGCCGCCAGGCCGCGACCCCCATGTGGGCGGCCAACCTCCCCGGGCTCCTACGCTCGCGCCCCGTCATCACCCTCGACCTGCTCGGCGAACCGGGCCTGAGCGTGCAGCACGCACCCCTCGAAGACGACGCCGACCAGGCCGCCTGGCTCGACGAAAGCCTCTCCGGACTCGGCCTCGACCGGGCACACCTGCTGGGCGTCTCCATCGGCGGCTGGTCGGCGGCGAATCTGGCCATCCACGCCCCGCGGCACGTCGCGTCACTGACCTTGCTCGACGCGCCCATGGTTTTCGGCTCGATCAGCTGGAAGATGATCGCCGTCTCGCTCGGATCGGTCATCCCCGGCATGCCCGAGCGCTGGCGGGACACGTTGCTGAGCTGGATATCCGGCGGCGCGAAAGCGCCCCGCGAGCTCCCCGAAGGCCGGCTGATCGCCTCCGGCATGCGCGACTTCCACAGCCGGCTGCCGATGACGAAAACCCTTGCCGCTGAACAGGTCGCCGCCATCACCGTCCCCGTGCTGGCGATCTTCGCGGGCCGCAGCATCGTCCACAATGCCGAGCGCGTCGCCGCCACGGCCCGAGAAGTGTTGCGGGACGGCCGGGTCGAAGTGTGGCCGTCCGCGTCGCACGCCATCAACGGCGAATTCCCCGACGAGATCGCAGCCCGCGTGGACAGCTTCCTGACCATGGCCGAACAGCGCGGCGCCTCGGAATACCGGGATCTTCCCGACGCGCGCTGA
- a CDS encoding AraC family transcriptional regulator, with protein sequence MPTSILDRSADAANTVSSHVVGVMAEAALRAGADKERIARLLGVDPALLFDDSVRLPTLTVTRLWELLYQLAGPEAGVLAAGRAERGRLNVWDYLIGSAPTLAEGLRDAARYNNAICDRRVDLDVVEDGSLLTARYVELPHKGAAGDANKEFVMAVLVRRATESFGAAGRPVRVDFSHRAPEDRAYLVRALGTGNIHFGQGRDAITFLISPCDSERSNDPVLQGILRSHARQVIDSIAPEPAWLDAFRAALHATLPSVGGEGRRLEEVASSLRISDRTLQRRLAEHGTSWRAELETLRRETAIALLRDSTVPVRVVALRLGYRDHRVLARAFRRWTGQSPAGFRRTLSE encoded by the coding sequence ATGCCAACGTCGATCCTGGACCGGTCCGCCGACGCGGCCAACACCGTCTCCTCCCATGTGGTGGGGGTGATGGCGGAGGCGGCGCTGCGGGCCGGGGCCGACAAGGAGCGGATCGCGCGCCTGCTGGGCGTGGATCCGGCGCTGCTGTTCGACGACTCGGTGCGGCTGCCGACCTTGACGGTCACGCGCCTGTGGGAACTGCTGTACCAGTTGGCCGGACCCGAGGCCGGGGTGCTGGCCGCGGGCCGGGCCGAGCGCGGGCGGCTCAATGTATGGGACTACCTGATCGGCAGCGCGCCGACCCTCGCCGAAGGCTTGCGGGACGCCGCGCGCTACAACAACGCGATCTGCGACCGCCGGGTCGATCTCGACGTGGTCGAGGACGGATCCCTGCTCACCGCACGGTATGTCGAGCTGCCACACAAGGGGGCGGCCGGCGACGCCAACAAGGAATTCGTGATGGCGGTGCTGGTGCGACGCGCCACCGAGAGCTTCGGCGCGGCGGGCCGGCCGGTGCGAGTGGACTTCTCGCATCGGGCTCCGGAGGATCGCGCGTATCTGGTGCGGGCGCTGGGCACCGGGAACATCCACTTCGGGCAGGGCCGGGACGCGATCACCTTCCTGATTTCGCCCTGTGACTCGGAGCGGTCGAACGATCCTGTCCTGCAAGGGATTCTGCGGTCGCACGCGCGGCAGGTGATCGATTCGATCGCCCCCGAGCCGGCCTGGCTGGACGCCTTCCGCGCGGCCCTGCACGCGACGCTGCCGTCCGTGGGCGGTGAGGGCCGGCGGCTGGAGGAGGTGGCGAGCAGCCTGCGGATCAGTGATCGCACCCTGCAGCGCCGTCTGGCCGAGCACGGCACCAGCTGGCGCGCGGAGCTCGAAACCCTCAGGCGGGAGACGGCGATCGCGCTGTTGCGGGATTCCACGGTGCCGGTGCGGGTGGTGGCGCTGCGACTGGGCTACCGCGACCATCGGGTGCTGGCGCGGGCCTTCCGCCGCTGGACCGGTCAGTCGCCTGCGGGTTTTCGCCGCACCCTCTCGGAGTGA
- a CDS encoding DUF4307 domain-containing protein: MSERPADRYGIQPRKNRRWLPWALGAVVLVSGLVVAYLGFRTYGPQDIEPERLGYTVVDDSTVTVDFKVTRKDPGTAVACIVRAMDGDTDEVGRREILVPGSDAGTVRLQTTIKTARRAGAGNVYGCTDHVPAYLRAG; this comes from the coding sequence ATGAGTGAAAGACCGGCCGACAGGTACGGGATCCAGCCGCGGAAGAACCGCCGCTGGCTGCCCTGGGCCCTCGGAGCGGTCGTGCTCGTCAGCGGACTCGTGGTCGCCTACCTGGGCTTCCGCACCTACGGTCCGCAGGACATCGAACCCGAACGCCTCGGCTACACCGTCGTCGACGACTCCACTGTCACAGTGGATTTCAAGGTCACCCGCAAGGATCCCGGCACCGCGGTCGCCTGCATCGTGCGCGCCATGGACGGCGACACCGACGAGGTCGGCCGCCGCGAGATCCTGGTGCCCGGCTCCGACGCCGGCACCGTCCGACTGCAGACCACGATCAAGACCGCGCGCCGGGCCGGCGCGGGCAATGTGTACGGCTGCACCGACCATGTGCCGGCCTACCTGCGGGCCGGGTGA
- a CDS encoding VOC family protein, whose product MAGLARIRHVKLPVSDLARSVAWYCDLLELRLAGEFREEGELRGAQLMHPSGFGVALREREYCPGQPDLAGFDVFALEVDSVDDLHAFAARADELDYTRGEVFDRGEQGAFLDLVDPDNTVVRLLANNPFHADRFLGVDADGKGGFTLYDQPTLV is encoded by the coding sequence ATGGCCGGATTGGCCCGCATCCGCCACGTCAAACTGCCGGTCAGCGACCTGGCCCGCAGCGTCGCCTGGTACTGCGACCTACTGGAACTGCGACTCGCCGGCGAATTCCGCGAGGAGGGCGAACTGCGCGGCGCGCAGCTCATGCACCCGAGCGGATTCGGCGTCGCGCTGCGTGAGCGCGAATACTGCCCCGGGCAGCCAGATCTCGCCGGCTTCGACGTCTTCGCGCTGGAAGTGGACTCGGTCGACGACCTGCACGCCTTCGCCGCCCGCGCCGACGAACTCGACTACACCCGCGGCGAGGTCTTCGACCGCGGCGAGCAGGGCGCGTTCCTCGACCTCGTCGACCCCGACAACACGGTGGTCCGGCTGCTCGCCAACAACCCCTTCCACGCCGACCGCTTCCTCGGCGTGGACGCCGACGGCAAGGGCGGATTCACCCTCTACGACCAGCCGACCCTGGTCTGA
- a CDS encoding DUF6401 family natural product biosynthesis protein, giving the protein MFVPGSALLVVSARKTLNRLQRTHGATAMESAAIFPGVCAAIDQHAAAVRDILDLGVENSNLVPVSVLLAGYARGILEDLREAEHAALPQSPLDWQDADWLHLRLAAVCTLARAS; this is encoded by the coding sequence GTGTTTGTGCCCGGCTCCGCTCTGCTCGTCGTCTCGGCGCGCAAGACCCTGAATCGCTTGCAGCGCACCCACGGAGCCACCGCCATGGAGTCCGCAGCGATCTTCCCCGGCGTCTGCGCGGCTATCGACCAGCATGCCGCGGCCGTCCGCGACATCCTCGACCTGGGCGTCGAGAACTCCAACCTGGTGCCTGTCAGCGTGCTGCTGGCCGGCTACGCCCGCGGCATCCTCGAAGACCTGCGCGAAGCCGAGCATGCCGCCCTCCCCCAGTCCCCGCTGGACTGGCAGGACGCCGACTGGCTGCATCTGCGGCTGGCCGCCGTGTGCACCCTCGCCCGCGCCTCCTGA